A window of Cryptomeria japonica chromosome 3, Sugi_1.0, whole genome shotgun sequence contains these coding sequences:
- the LOC131874670 gene encoding short-chain type dehydrogenase/reductase-like, whose translation MSSQEKQGSSLEGRVAIVTGASRGIGREIALHLAEKGAKVVINYVGNQQKAEEVAAIINENKDGERAIICRADISVSGDVKKLFDAAEKAFGGVHIIVNCAGVLDSNSPSIANTPEEDWDRTFNINCKGAFLCSREAANRLVRGGGGRIINLSSSLVGTVKPGYGAYAATNAAVETMTRILAKELRGTRITANCIAPGGIVTELFLEGKSEELVDRIAMESPFERLGQKEDVAPVAAFLATDDAEWVNGQVIRINGGIV comes from the coding sequence ATGAGTAGTCAGGAAAAGCAGGGCAGCAGTTTGGAAGGGCGCGTAGCCATCGTGACGGGTGCCTCGAGAGGCATCGGCAGAGAAATTGCTCTGCATTTGGCTGAAAAAGGAGCCAAAGTCGTGATAAATTATGTAGGAAACCAGCAAAAAGCAGAAGAAGTCGCAGCCATAATCAATGAAAACAAGGACGGAGAAAGAGCGATTATATGCAGAGCAGATATTTCAGTTTCTGGGGACGTGAAAAAATTATTCGATGCAGCGGAGAAAGCGTTCGGAGGCGTCCACATAATCGTGAACTGTGCGGGAGTGCTCGATTCCAACTCACCCTCAATTGCAAACACGCCTGAAGAGGATTGGGATCGGACTTTCAACATTAACTGCAAAGGAGCGTTTTTGTGCTCGAGGGAAGCGGCAAACAGACTCGTACGTGGTGGCGGTGGCCGCATTATCAATTTGAGCAGCTCGCTTGTGGGGACTGTGAAGCCTGGGTATGGGGCTTACGCCGCCACCAATGCTGCCGTTGAGACCATGACCAGGATTTTGGCCAAGGAGTTGAGGGGGACTCGCATTACTGCAAATTGCATCGCACCAGGTGGGATTGTGACGGAGTTGTTTTTGGAGGGGAAGAGTGAGGAGTTGGTTGATAGGATTGCCATGGAGTCACCCTTTGAGCGGCTGGGGCAGAAGGAGGATGTTGCTCCCGTGGCGGCTTTCCTTGCTACAGATGATGCTGAGTGGGTTAATGGCCAGGTTATTCGTATCAATGGAGGCATCGTTTGA